One Nostoc sp. UHCC 0302 DNA window includes the following coding sequences:
- a CDS encoding PAS domain S-box protein, giving the protein MPTPDFSIINLVPIGVGFGIITLVAIYYLLHQEVTKRQRAEVVLRQQTERERLVNQIAQHIRESLDLDEVLTTTVAEVREFLQADRVLIYRLWEDGTGSAITETVLPEYTKILGETFPAEVFPKEYHQAYSLGKTRAIANVEQADVELCLADFVKQFGVKAKLVVPILQENREADQQRNSETLPCEPYLWGLLIAHQCSYPRKWESWEVELMKQLATQVAIAIQQSELYKQLQKLNAELEIRVQQRTQELAKANVSLRAEIAERQRTQAALQALITASPRAIFTLDLEGNIKIWNPAAERMFGWLETEVIDRPNPIFLDDQLEEYNTLQQSILQGTTYTTIELRCRKKNCSFIDIIFSAAPLHDSDDNINGMVAVIADITHQKKQEEQVRLLQSVVVNTNDAVVITEAEPIGEPGPHIIYVNEAFTRITGYSLEEVLGKTPRILQGAKTSRAELNKVWAALSRWESVTVQLINYRKDGSEFWNEFSIVPVSDQSGWYTHWISIQRDITERKQAEQALRQSEERFRSLIENALDIVKILDVDGCIRYESPSVEKVLGYPATELIGKNLLDYIHPDDFANTYYSFTHAIQSSEVTAPIEFRCRHKDGSWRMLEAISQRFLDNAADTRIMVNCRDITERKRLDEIRMALERERELSALKTRFFSMASHEFRTPLSTALAAAQLLENCQDEWDNSSKRLRNLQRIQLSVKNLVQMLDDILTINRAETGKLEFNPKLLNLEVLCASCVEEIRLSTDEKHTLTFACQGKAVPACMDERLLRSLLSNLLLNAIKYSPQGGTVHLSLEFKSDTVVLQVQDQGIGIPLADQKQLFEPFHRGKNVKSIPGTGLGLVVVKKCVDLHQGYINIFSDIGIGTTCAVTLPLDGCRGKVVI; this is encoded by the coding sequence ATGCCCACGCCAGATTTTAGCATTATCAATCTCGTCCCTATCGGTGTCGGCTTTGGCATTATTACCCTAGTAGCAATTTACTATCTTCTGCATCAGGAAGTGACTAAACGGCAACGGGCAGAAGTGGTGCTGCGGCAACAAACTGAACGAGAGCGATTGGTAAACCAGATTGCTCAACATATCCGTGAGTCTTTGGATTTAGATGAGGTTCTGACTACCACTGTTGCAGAAGTCCGAGAGTTTCTCCAGGCAGACAGGGTGCTAATTTATCGCCTCTGGGAGGATGGTACAGGTAGTGCAATTACAGAAACAGTTTTACCTGAGTATACAAAAATTTTAGGAGAAACTTTTCCAGCAGAAGTGTTTCCTAAAGAATATCATCAAGCATATTCATTGGGAAAAACCCGTGCGATCGCTAACGTTGAGCAAGCAGATGTCGAACTATGTCTGGCAGACTTCGTTAAACAGTTTGGTGTCAAAGCAAAGTTGGTAGTGCCAATTTTGCAAGAAAACCGGGAAGCAGATCAGCAACGAAATAGCGAAACACTTCCTTGCGAGCCTTATCTTTGGGGATTATTGATTGCCCATCAGTGCAGTTACCCCCGCAAATGGGAATCTTGGGAAGTTGAGTTGATGAAACAACTCGCAACTCAAGTTGCGATCGCTATCCAACAATCAGAACTTTATAAACAACTACAAAAACTCAACGCTGAATTAGAAATCCGTGTCCAACAGCGTACTCAAGAATTAGCTAAAGCCAATGTTTCTCTACGAGCAGAAATTGCTGAACGTCAGCGCACACAAGCCGCCCTACAAGCTCTAATTACTGCCTCTCCCCGCGCCATTTTCACACTTGATTTAGAAGGTAATATTAAAATCTGGAATCCTGCTGCTGAAAGGATGTTTGGCTGGCTAGAAACAGAGGTAATTGACCGTCCGAATCCGATTTTTTTAGATGACCAACTAGAAGAATATAACACCCTTCAGCAGAGCATATTGCAAGGAACAACATACACCACAATAGAATTACGATGTCGGAAGAAAAATTGCAGTTTTATCGACATCATATTCTCTGCTGCACCATTGCATGATAGCGACGATAATATCAACGGCATGGTAGCAGTGATTGCTGACATCACACACCAAAAGAAGCAAGAAGAACAAGTTCGGCTTTTACAATCTGTGGTTGTAAATACAAACGATGCTGTAGTTATCACTGAAGCAGAACCGATTGGCGAGCCAGGCCCACATATTATTTATGTTAATGAGGCATTCACCCGAATTACGGGTTATAGCTTAGAAGAAGTTTTGGGTAAAACGCCTCGTATCCTGCAAGGAGCGAAGACAAGTCGGGCTGAATTAAATAAAGTCTGGGCTGCGCTTTCTCGTTGGGAATCAGTCACTGTTCAACTAATTAATTACCGCAAAGATGGCTCCGAATTCTGGAATGAATTTAGTATTGTACCCGTTTCTGATCAAAGTGGCTGGTATACTCACTGGATATCGATACAACGTGATATTACAGAGCGCAAGCAAGCTGAACAGGCATTACGTCAAAGCGAGGAGCGCTTCCGCTCTTTAATTGAAAATGCATTAGATATTGTCAAAATTTTAGATGTGGATGGTTGCATTCGTTATGAAAGTCCTTCCGTAGAAAAAGTTTTAGGTTATCCTGCAACAGAATTAATTGGCAAAAACTTATTAGATTACATTCATCCAGATGATTTTGCTAATACTTACTATAGCTTTACTCATGCCATTCAAAGTTCAGAAGTTACTGCTCCGATAGAGTTCCGCTGTCGCCATAAAGATGGCTCGTGGCGTATGTTAGAAGCTATTAGTCAAAGGTTTTTAGATAATGCAGCAGATACTAGAATTATGGTTAACTGTCGCGATATCACAGAACGCAAACGCCTAGATGAAATTCGCATGGCATTAGAGCGTGAAAGAGAACTCAGCGCTCTCAAAACACGTTTTTTTTCAATGGCATCTCACGAATTCCGTACTCCTCTTAGTACTGCTTTAGCAGCTGCCCAATTGTTAGAAAACTGTCAAGATGAATGGGATAACTCTTCTAAACGGCTGAGAAACTTGCAGCGAATTCAACTGTCTGTAAAAAATCTAGTTCAAATGTTAGATGATATTTTAACCATCAATCGTGCTGAAACTGGAAAACTAGAATTTAATCCTAAATTGCTAAATTTAGAAGTATTGTGTGCATCTTGTGTAGAAGAAATACGCCTGAGTACAGATGAGAAGCATACACTTACATTTGCTTGCCAGGGAAAAGCTGTTCCTGCTTGCATGGATGAAAGATTATTGCGTTCTCTTTTATCTAATTTACTGTTAAATGCTATTAAGTATTCTCCTCAAGGAGGCACTGTTCATTTGTCTCTGGAGTTTAAATCAGATACAGTAGTTCTCCAGGTTCAAGATCAGGGTATTGGAATTCCGCTAGCAGATCAAAAGCAGCTTTTCGAGCCGTTCCACCGTGGCAAAAATGTCAAAAGCATTCCTGGTACAGGATTGGGATTGGTTGTAGTTAAAAAATGTGTAGACTTACACCAAGGTTATATCAATATCTTTTCTGATATAGGAATTGGTACAACTTGTGCAGTTACTTTACCATTAGATGGGTGTAGGGGGAAAGTTGTCATTTGA
- a CDS encoding YebC/PmpR family DNA-binding transcriptional regulator — MAGHSKWANIKRQKAVVDAKKGKTFTQLSRAIILAARGGVPDPALNFQLRTAVDKAKAAGIPNDNIERAIAKGAGTSGGDNSSLEAIRYEGYGPGGVAILIEALTDNRNRTAADLRVAFSKNGGNLGETGCVSWMFDQKGVCVVQNVVDEEQLLEASLEGGAESYEMTEDETAEIFTEIANLETLSQTLKDKGFEITDAELRWISGNNVEVTDPDQARSLLKLIDTLEGLDDVQNVTSNFEMAEHLMATNIV, encoded by the coding sequence ATGGCAGGACATAGTAAATGGGCAAATATTAAGCGCCAAAAGGCAGTAGTGGATGCAAAAAAGGGAAAAACCTTTACCCAGCTGTCGCGGGCAATTATTTTGGCAGCGAGAGGCGGTGTCCCAGATCCAGCGCTTAATTTTCAACTCCGCACCGCAGTTGATAAGGCCAAGGCTGCGGGTATTCCAAATGACAATATTGAACGAGCGATCGCTAAAGGTGCAGGTACTTCTGGCGGCGATAACTCTAGCCTAGAAGCTATTCGTTATGAAGGTTACGGCCCTGGTGGTGTCGCAATTTTGATTGAAGCCCTCACCGATAATCGCAATCGCACTGCTGCTGACTTACGTGTAGCTTTTAGTAAAAACGGTGGTAATCTCGGTGAAACAGGTTGCGTTAGCTGGATGTTTGACCAAAAAGGCGTTTGTGTAGTCCAGAATGTGGTTGATGAAGAACAGCTTTTAGAAGCATCCCTTGAGGGTGGTGCTGAGTCTTATGAAATGACTGAAGATGAGACTGCTGAGATATTTACCGAAATAGCAAATTTAGAAACCCTTAGTCAAACATTAAAAGACAAAGGCTTTGAGATAACTGATGCCGAATTACGCTGGATTTCCGGTAATAACGTGGAAGTCACCGATCCAGATCAAGCGCGATCGCTCCTCAAGTTAATTGACACCCTAGAAGGCTTAGATGATGTCCAAAATGTTACATCTAATTTTGAAATGGCAGAGCATCTAATGGCAACAAATATCGTCTAG
- a CDS encoding response regulator, which translates to MKILVVEDDELNAYVLTAVLTNQNYAVEIAADGDTAWDLIQTYTYDLILLDVILPKLDGISLCRKIRSNGLQVPILLLTGRDSSHDKAIGLDAGADDYVVKPFEEEELVARVRALLRRPGVTSQPVLEWAGLRLDPSSCEVTYAGNLLSLTPKEYALLELFLRNSRRVFSCGVILEHLWSYDDTPGEEAVRTHIKGLRQKLKAVGISSDLIETVYGIGYRLKPLEEEGEQGSILLYERLRQRLRSATGRAEGQGGKELNDLKSTVPNLKLEQQQTLAAVSDIWQRFKGRVGDQVSVLEQAVVALNQKTLNPELRLQATQEAHTLAGSLGTFGFGLASKLARKIEHLLNSNKTLSPSNLVNFESWVKLLRQEIEGESNVAAISAQPTAEELPNAPYAEAKILIVDDDPKIQALLQILLQPWGFKAIALEDPRQFWETLETVTPDLLILDVELPYTNGIELCKLVRNNSHWSELPILFLTVHSDAEIVNQVFSVGADDFVSKPIIGPELVTRILNRLERIKLRQRITQTRERLRGEQGDSGQGGREQGGQGGQGGIIEEVFPSALSSSNCRTILDAEAEICRLNRMLEIYGIVAFRNQRDRQLAETALKESKASYQQLVELCPEVIFIASDGKFVFLNSTAVELLGATHPNQLLGKKVLDLVYPNSQAAFSDRLQYIRETNQAIPLNEQQFLRLDGTVIDLEIVAAPFNYHGNPAVQVVARDITKRKQTEAALHRANSQLELRVAERTAELITVNQQLQLELDERQRTQEELRFSQARFARILDIADDAIISIDGLQRITLFNQGAEKIFGYSAPEVIGKGLDLLLPLRFAEAHRHHVVDFSKSPSPARRMGERQEIYGRRKDGSEFPAEASISKLEINEEIFYTVILRDITDRKLIERMKDEFVSVVSHELRTPLTSIHGSLGMLTSGLLPTDSEQGKRLLQIATDSTERLVRLINDILDIERIESGKAKMQPEICNIADLIAQAVNVMQPLADKAGVTLSISTLSMQLCVDPDRIVQTLTNLLSNAIKFSSAGSTVWLMAQQQADQVLFTVQDTGRGIPTDKLESIFERFQQVDSSDSRNHDGTGLGLAICKSIVQQHGGHIWVESLLGKGSNFYFTLPILGL; encoded by the coding sequence ATGAAGATTTTAGTTGTAGAAGATGACGAGTTAAATGCCTATGTACTCACCGCCGTTCTAACTAACCAAAACTATGCAGTTGAAATAGCGGCTGATGGTGATACAGCTTGGGATTTAATCCAAACCTATACATATGATTTAATACTCCTGGATGTAATCCTGCCAAAGCTAGATGGCATAAGTCTTTGTCGAAAAATCAGGTCTAATGGTCTGCAAGTACCAATTCTTTTATTGACAGGGCGTGATAGTAGTCATGATAAAGCGATCGGGCTAGATGCAGGTGCAGATGATTATGTAGTTAAACCCTTTGAAGAAGAGGAATTAGTTGCGCGTGTTCGGGCGCTATTGCGTCGCCCAGGCGTAACCTCGCAACCTGTGCTGGAGTGGGCTGGTTTACGCTTAGACCCTAGTAGCTGTGAAGTTACCTACGCAGGCAATCTGCTATCACTTACCCCAAAAGAATATGCACTGTTGGAACTATTCTTACGAAATAGTCGCCGGGTGTTTAGCTGCGGCGTAATTTTGGAACATCTTTGGTCTTATGATGATACTCCCGGAGAAGAAGCCGTTCGCACTCATATTAAAGGGTTACGACAAAAACTAAAAGCTGTCGGAATTTCTAGTGATTTAATTGAAACAGTTTATGGTATTGGCTATCGCTTAAAACCATTAGAAGAGGAAGGGGAGCAGGGGAGCATACTTCTCTACGAGAGGCTGCGCCAACGACTGCGCTCAGCAACCGGGAGAGCAGAGGGGCAGGGGGGCAAGGAATTAAATGATCTAAAATCTACAGTCCCAAATCTTAAATTAGAGCAGCAGCAAACACTAGCAGCAGTTAGCGATATTTGGCAACGATTTAAAGGGCGGGTAGGGGATCAAGTCAGCGTTCTGGAGCAAGCCGTTGTAGCTTTAAATCAAAAGACTTTAAATCCCGAATTACGTTTGCAAGCAACCCAAGAGGCGCATACATTAGCGGGGTCTTTAGGTACTTTTGGCTTTGGGCTTGCTTCGAAATTGGCACGTAAAATCGAGCATCTGCTGAATTCTAATAAAACTTTGAGTCCATCTAATCTTGTCAATTTTGAAAGTTGGGTAAAGCTATTACGTCAGGAAATTGAAGGAGAAAGCAACGTTGCGGCAATATCTGCACAACCAACTGCTGAAGAATTGCCCAATGCCCCTTATGCAGAAGCCAAAATATTAATTGTGGACGATGATCCCAAAATCCAGGCATTGTTGCAAATATTACTCCAGCCTTGGGGATTTAAGGCGATCGCTCTTGAAGACCCGCGCCAGTTTTGGGAAACCTTAGAGACTGTAACGCCAGACCTGCTGATTCTAGATGTGGAATTGCCTTACACAAACGGTATAGAACTTTGCAAGTTAGTACGCAACAATTCACATTGGAGTGAGTTGCCTATCCTGTTTCTCACCGTTCATAGTGATGCCGAAATTGTCAATCAAGTGTTTAGCGTGGGTGCTGATGATTTTGTTAGCAAGCCCATCATAGGGCCAGAACTGGTAACCAGAATCCTTAATCGTTTAGAACGGATAAAATTGCGGCAACGGATAACGCAAACACGCGAGAGGTTGAGAGGAGAGCAGGGGGACAGTGGGCAAGGGGGCAGGGAGCAAGGGGGACAAGGAGGACAAGGGGGAATTATTGAAGAAGTTTTTCCCTCAGCGCTCTCATCTTCTAACTGCCGAACCATTTTGGATGCAGAAGCCGAAATTTGTCGGCTAAATCGGATGCTTGAGATTTATGGGATTGTAGCATTCCGCAATCAACGCGATCGCCAATTAGCTGAAACCGCACTTAAAGAGAGCAAAGCTAGCTACCAACAACTGGTAGAACTTTGCCCAGAGGTAATTTTTATTGCAAGTGATGGCAAGTTTGTCTTTTTAAACAGTACCGCAGTGGAACTATTGGGGGCAACTCACCCTAATCAATTATTAGGCAAAAAAGTACTTGACTTAGTTTATCCCAACTCGCAAGCAGCATTTAGCGATCGCCTTCAATATATTAGAGAAACCAATCAAGCAATTCCCTTAAATGAGCAACAGTTCCTGCGGCTAGATGGCACTGTGATTGATTTAGAAATTGTTGCAGCTCCTTTCAATTACCACGGGAACCCCGCAGTACAAGTTGTTGCCCGTGACATCACTAAACGTAAGCAAACAGAAGCAGCGTTGCACAGAGCCAATAGTCAACTAGAACTTAGAGTAGCAGAGCGCACCGCCGAGCTAATTACCGTTAATCAACAGTTACAGTTAGAACTTGATGAGCGTCAGCGCACACAAGAAGAACTACGGTTTTCTCAGGCTCGATTTGCCAGAATTTTAGATATTGCTGATGATGCGATTATTTCCATTGATGGATTGCAACGTATCACCTTATTTAACCAAGGCGCAGAGAAGATTTTTGGCTACTCTGCCCCAGAAGTTATTGGAAAAGGTCTTGACTTACTTTTACCGCTACGCTTCGCCGAGGCACATCGTCACCATGTCGTTGACTTTAGCAAATCTCCCAGCCCTGCCCGTAGAATGGGAGAACGTCAAGAAATATATGGTCGCCGTAAGGATGGTAGTGAATTTCCGGCAGAGGCTTCCATCTCTAAATTAGAGATTAATGAAGAAATTTTTTATACTGTAATCTTACGAGATATTACAGACCGCAAGCTAATCGAACGCATGAAAGATGAGTTTGTTTCTGTTGTTAGTCATGAACTCCGCACACCCTTAACTTCAATTCACGGTTCTCTAGGAATGCTAACAAGCGGTTTGCTACCGACAGACTCGGAGCAGGGAAAACGGCTGCTACAAATTGCCACCGATAGCACTGAGCGCCTAGTACGCTTAATCAACGACATTCTAGACATTGAGCGGATTGAGTCTGGTAAGGCGAAGATGCAACCTGAAATCTGCAATATTGCTGACTTAATCGCTCAAGCAGTCAATGTGATGCAGCCCCTTGCCGACAAAGCGGGAGTAACACTATCCATTTCCACCTTATCAATGCAATTATGTGTAGATCCAGATCGCATTGTTCAAACCCTGACTAATCTGCTAAGTAACGCGATTAAATTTTCGTCTGCTGGATCTACGGTTTGGCTGATGGCGCAACAACAAGCAGATCAAGTTCTATTCACAGTCCAAGATACTGGACGTGGCATCCCAACTGATAAACTTGAGAGTATCTTTGAGCGATTTCAACAGGTTGATTCATCAGATTCGCGCAACCATGATGGCACGGGTTTAGGTTTGGCAATTTGCAAGAGCATTGTGCAGCAGCACGGCGGACACATCTGGGTGGAAAGTCTCTTGGGCAAAGGTAGCAATTTTTACTTTACGCTGCCAATACTAGGACTCTAA
- a CDS encoding response regulator: MKTKRILVVDNEQYIQEVTKICLETVAGWEVLTASSGQEGINKAEAWQPDAILLDVMMPDMDGIAAFEQLQTNSITKTIPVILLTAKVQASDRRRYAQMGMISAIAKPFNPLELAGQVATALGWDLE; this comes from the coding sequence ATGAAAACAAAGCGAATTCTAGTGGTTGATAACGAGCAGTACATTCAAGAAGTTACCAAGATTTGCTTGGAAACTGTCGCAGGCTGGGAAGTCCTGACAGCAAGTTCTGGTCAAGAGGGCATTAATAAAGCCGAGGCTTGGCAACCAGATGCGATTTTGTTAGATGTGATGATGCCAGATATGGATGGCATTGCAGCCTTTGAGCAGCTACAAACAAATTCAATTACGAAAACTATTCCAGTAATTTTGTTAACTGCGAAAGTACAGGCTTCTGACCGTCGCCGCTATGCCCAAATGGGCATGATTAGTGCGATCGCCAAACCTTTTAACCCGTTAGAGTTAGCTGGTCAGGTAGCTACGGCGCTAGGTTGGGATCTCGAATAA